AAGCTGGATGATCACCCTTTTCCCGAAATACCTTTCCCTTACCCTGAATGCCGCGTTCAGAAGCTCCAGTATGTTATCTGACGGACAACGCAGGATTGAGTGGCATGCTTCCCGATCCAGCGGCAACCCTTGAAGCGATCTCTCTGCCAGTTCCAGATAGTTCATTCTCTTATCTCCCGAGCCATGCCAGCAGCGGCCCTATATTCAGATTTACTTTCACGGCTTGTTTGATGCGCTCCGGATCCCGTTTGGAAAGGAAGGGCAAGGTGCCCAGAAACGGCGCGTTGGCCCATCGTTCCAGCGCCTCTTCATTATAGACATTTGCCAGATCGCTGGGGGCGGACGTTCGATTCATTACCAGGCCTATCACGTTGACTCCCTCCCCGCGAGCGCAATTGATGGTCAAAAGGGTGTGGTTGATAGCGCCCAGTGTATCCCTTGCGACCACTAGCACGGGGATGTTCCCCAACTCTACGGCCAGGTCGGCCATGAACAACTGCGAATTCAGTGGTGCCAGAATTCCACCTGCCCCTTCTACCAGCACCAATTCATGCAGGGAGGCCAGCGTGGCGTAAGCTCTGGTGATCGTTTCCATTTTGATATCTACGCCTTCGATCTCCGCAGCCTGAGCCGGTGAAATGGCGTGCTCCAGCGCGTAGGGATTTATCAGTCGGATGTCATCAGAGCACCTCGACATTTCCCGAAGGAAAAGGGCATCCTCGGGAACAAGTTCGCCGTTTTCGCGGCGGCAGCCAGACTCTGCCGGCTTCATCACCCCCACATCGATCCCTCTCTCTCTGAGCACAGCAGCAAGTCCACCTGCCACCAGCGTTTTGCCTACTCCCGTATCTGTTCCGGTGATAAGAATACCCTTTCCCATCTAAACCTCCGTCACCACTTTGATCGAATCGTAAGTGATTCCCAGGATTTGGTTCAACTCCTCAAGGCTGGTGCTCAAGGGCGGCATCAGAACAATCACATCTCCCAGCGGCCTGATGATGAGCCCTCTCTGGCGGGCTTCCTGGATCACCCGGATGGCCGTTTTGGATTCGATGAGATAGGGCGTTTTCTTGTTCCTGTCGGCAACGAGCTCGATGCCCATCATGAAACCCGATTGGCGGATATCGCCTACATGGTCCAGTTGCCGGAATTTCCGGAGAGCACTCTGAAGGAAGGCGATTTTGGGCTGGAGGTTCTCGATGACCTTCTCTTTTCGAAATATCTCCAGATTGGCGAGGGCGGCGGCACAGGCCAGGGGGTTGGCCGTATACGTGTGGCCATGAAAGAAAGTCTTCAGGTCTTTATGTTCTGCACAGAAAGCGTCAAATACCCTCTGTGTGGTGAGTGTGGCGGCAAGGGGCAAGTAGCCCCCGGTGATGCCCTTGGCTATCGCCATGAAGTCCGGCTCTATTCCTTCGTGAAGGCAGGCAAACATCGCTCCTGTCCGCCCGAACCCGGTAGCCACTTCATCGGCGATGAAAAGGATATCGCGCTCTTTGGCCAGTTCATAAACGCGCTTGGTATATCCGGGCGGGAAAGTCAACATTCCGCCAGCCCCCTGGATCAAGGGTTCCATGATGATGGCAGCCACTTGATGGTGGTGCTGGGCGATTGTCTTCTCTACCTCGGCCAGGCAGGCCATCCGGCAGGCGGGGTATTCCTTGCCCAGGTGGCAACGGTAGCAGTAGGGGGAATTGACCTTGATGCTGTCGAAAAGAAGGGGTTTGTAGGTCTGATGGAACAGGTCGACACCCCCGACGCTCACCGACCCAATGGTATCGCCGTGATACCCATTGACGAAGGAGATAAATCGGGTCTTTGCCGGGCGCCGATCCCGGGATTGCTGCCAGAATTGAAAGGCCATTTTCAGGCTGATCTCCACCGCTGTCGAGCCGTTATCGGAGTAGAAGACTTTCTGTAAGTTCTTAGGGCCGATTCCTACCAGTTCCCTGGCCAGCTCGATGGCGGGCACGTTAGATAAACCCAGAAAGGTGGAATGGGCGATGCGGGATAGCTGCTCGGTAATGGCCCGGTTTATATCCGGCTGGTGATGTCCGTGAACGGTGACCCAGAGGGAGGAAACCCCATCCAGATATCGTCGCCCCTGGACATCCGTCAAATAGCTCCCTTCTCCTGATGCGATAATGAGAGGTTCTTCCTTCAGCCAGTCCGACATCTGGGTGAAGGGATGCCAGATGAACTGTTTATCCAGTTTTTCCAGTTTTTGTGGGCTCATAAAGTGATTCATGTTGCACAACCTTTGCAGGTGCGAGGCGTCTGCGACTTCTCAGATGCTTCGACCCTACGTCATCCAATAATCCTTGTTTTGCGGCCGACCTTCTCAAAGGCTTCCAGAGCAAAGTCCAGGTCTTGCCGGCTGTGGGTCGCCATCACCGTTGTCCTGATGCGACACGTACCTTCGGGAACTGTGGGAGGGCGGATCGCCGAGGCCAGAACCCCCTCTTCCAGAAGGAGGCGCGATGCCTCC
This genomic window from Dehalococcoidia bacterium contains:
- the bioD gene encoding dethiobiotin synthase, translating into MGKGILITGTDTGVGKTLVAGGLAAVLRERGIDVGVMKPAESGCRRENGELVPEDALFLREMSRCSDDIRLINPYALEHAISPAQAAEIEGVDIKMETITRAYATLASLHELVLVEGAGGILAPLNSQLFMADLAVELGNIPVLVVARDTLGAINHTLLTINCARGEGVNVIGLVMNRTSAPSDLANVYNEEALERWANAPFLGTLPFLSKRDPERIKQAVKVNLNIGPLLAWLGR
- the bioA gene encoding adenosylmethionine--8-amino-7-oxononanoate transaminase, which codes for MSPQKLEKLDKQFIWHPFTQMSDWLKEEPLIIASGEGSYLTDVQGRRYLDGVSSLWVTVHGHHQPDINRAITEQLSRIAHSTFLGLSNVPAIELARELVGIGPKNLQKVFYSDNGSTAVEISLKMAFQFWQQSRDRRPAKTRFISFVNGYHGDTIGSVSVGGVDLFHQTYKPLLFDSIKVNSPYCYRCHLGKEYPACRMACLAEVEKTIAQHHHQVAAIIMEPLIQGAGGMLTFPPGYTKRVYELAKERDILFIADEVATGFGRTGAMFACLHEGIEPDFMAIAKGITGGYLPLAATLTTQRVFDAFCAEHKDLKTFFHGHTYTANPLACAAALANLEIFRKEKVIENLQPKIAFLQSALRKFRQLDHVGDIRQSGFMMGIELVADRNKKTPYLIESKTAIRVIQEARQRGLIIRPLGDVIVLMPPLSTSLEELNQILGITYDSIKVVTEV